Proteins encoded together in one Gemmatimonadota bacterium DH-78 window:
- a CDS encoding FAD-binding oxidoreductase, producing MTGVVSTDPDARRSVAGSRGPIWMVPAAVARPRHIDEVAAVVAWCAAEGLPLTPRGAGTGMPGGNVGRGLVLDLTAMDGLELRADGAMVAGAGAVAATADALARERSRHFPALPSSAPWCTFGGMISTDAAGARTFSYGPTHRWTDALRVVMSDGSIQTLRREAAPADSAPWAGLHATLRSLELPAPPAVRKNVSGYAVDRFLATGDPIDLIAGSEGTLVVVAEGTFRTEPLPESQGVALVGVPELDALPELTARAESSGASACEYFGRRLLELGRLLDDPRVSRLDVRAGALLVEYAGSPERVAAGLALWDDEAITASDPETVGEIWGLRHAASPSIAHAAGDRRSIQFIEDAAVPRSALPAYLRGVQAALDRHGVDAVLFGHAGDGHLHINPLIDLRLPEWKETVRGVMEEVIDLVAELGGTLSGEHGDGRIRAGGLARIWSAPHCRAFRAVKAALDPQGLLNPGVVLGEQAADPLEGLAEGPDLQRLVKPILPSTD from the coding sequence TTGACCGGCGTCGTCTCGACCGATCCCGACGCCCGCCGCTCGGTGGCGGGCTCGCGGGGACCGATCTGGATGGTACCGGCCGCCGTCGCTCGCCCGCGCCACATCGACGAGGTGGCGGCGGTGGTGGCCTGGTGCGCGGCAGAGGGACTGCCCCTCACCCCTCGAGGGGCCGGCACCGGCATGCCCGGGGGCAACGTCGGTCGCGGGCTCGTGCTCGACCTGACCGCCATGGACGGTCTTGAGCTGCGCGCGGACGGCGCCATGGTCGCCGGAGCCGGAGCGGTGGCGGCGACCGCTGACGCCCTGGCTCGCGAGCGCTCGCGCCACTTCCCCGCCCTGCCCTCGTCGGCGCCCTGGTGCACCTTCGGCGGCATGATCTCCACCGACGCCGCGGGGGCGCGCACCTTCTCGTACGGGCCGACCCACCGATGGACCGACGCCCTGCGGGTGGTGATGTCCGACGGATCGATCCAGACGCTCCGGCGCGAAGCCGCCCCCGCGGACTCGGCGCCCTGGGCGGGCCTCCACGCGACGCTTCGGAGCCTGGAGCTGCCCGCGCCGCCGGCCGTTCGGAAGAACGTGTCGGGCTACGCGGTGGATCGCTTCCTGGCCACCGGCGATCCGATCGACCTGATCGCCGGGAGCGAGGGAACGCTGGTGGTGGTGGCCGAGGGGACCTTCCGGACCGAACCGCTTCCCGAGTCGCAGGGCGTGGCGCTGGTGGGCGTGCCCGAGCTCGACGCCCTTCCCGAGCTCACCGCCCGCGCCGAGAGCAGCGGCGCCTCGGCCTGCGAGTACTTCGGACGGCGGCTGCTGGAACTGGGACGGCTGCTCGACGACCCCCGGGTGTCGCGACTCGACGTCCGGGCCGGAGCCCTCCTGGTCGAGTACGCCGGTTCGCCCGAGCGCGTCGCCGCCGGACTCGCCCTCTGGGACGACGAGGCGATCACGGCCTCCGACCCGGAGACGGTGGGTGAGATATGGGGACTCCGTCACGCCGCCTCCCCCTCGATCGCGCACGCGGCGGGCGACCGCCGCTCGATCCAGTTCATCGAGGACGCGGCCGTGCCCCGGAGCGCCCTCCCGGCCTACCTCCGCGGGGTGCAGGCGGCGCTGGATCGGCACGGCGTCGACGCGGTGCTCTTCGGGCACGCCGGCGACGGCCACCTCCACATCAACCCGCTCATCGATCTCCGGCTCCCGGAGTGGAAGGAAACGGTGCGCGGAGTGATGGAAGAGGTGATCGACCTCGTGGCCGAGCTCGGCGGCACCCTCTCGGGGGAGCACGGCGACGGGCGAATTCGGGCCGGGGGACTGGCGCGAATCTGGAGCGCGCCCCATTGTCGCGCCTTTCGTGCCGTGAAGGCGGCCCTCGATCCGCAGGGCCTGCTCAACCCCGGGGTCGTGCTCGGGGAGCAGGCTGCCGATCCTCTGGAAGGGCTGGCCGAAGGCCCCGATCTGCAGCGACTCGTGAAGCCCATCCTTCCGTCGACCGACTGA
- a CDS encoding transcriptional repressor, with protein MEGRKQMHEQTTDVEAVLREALGASGQRFTEQRAAVFRFLRSTESHPTADEVFLRVRTDVPGISLATVYKSLETLVGCGLAAKLTYVDGSARYDGRTDDHHHVRCLGCSRVMDLPHRVDDGEVARLQASADGFRVTGVRLELTGYCPSCDPEAAGAPA; from the coding sequence ATGGAGGGACGGAAGCAGATGCACGAACAGACCACCGACGTGGAAGCGGTACTGCGCGAGGCCCTCGGGGCCAGCGGGCAGCGCTTCACCGAGCAGCGGGCCGCCGTATTCCGGTTTCTCCGGAGCACGGAGTCGCATCCGACCGCCGACGAGGTGTTCCTGCGGGTCCGGACCGACGTGCCCGGGATCTCTCTGGCCACGGTGTACAAGAGCCTCGAAACGCTGGTGGGCTGCGGCCTGGCGGCCAAGCTCACCTACGTCGACGGTTCCGCCCGCTACGACGGGCGCACCGACGACCACCACCACGTGCGCTGCCTCGGATGCAGCCGGGTGATGGACCTTCCCCATCGCGTCGACGACGGCGAGGTGGCGAGACTGCAGGCGTCGGCCGACGGTTTCCGGGTCACCGGCGTTCGGCTCGAACTCACCGGCTACTGCCCCTCGTGCGATCCCGAGGCGGCAGGCGCGCCCGCCTGA
- the acs gene encoding acetate--CoA ligase, whose amino-acid sequence MSETGALDSLLHEDRRFPPPEPFRRDALISDPAIYDEAAADPEAWWARWAAELEWYEPWHTVLEWTPPHAKWFVGGKLNVCHNCIDRHLEGPRRNKAALIWEGEPGDTRVMTYYGLHRRVAKFAHVLRNLGVEKGDRVAIYLPMVPEAAIAMLACARIGAVHSVVFGGFSPDSLADRIVDAGAKVLITADGGYRRGTLIPLKNNADRAMEHTPSIEHCIVVARTPSTARELDVRMSAGRDLWYHDLMRDIEGGVPCEPMDSEDNLFILYTSGTTGRPKGVVHTTGGYLTQCQATTRWVFDLKDDDRYWCTADVGWITGHSYIVYGPLANGATVFMYEGAPDWPNRGRFWHLCEKYGITVFYTAPTAIRAFMRWGEEWPAKYDLSQLRLLGTVGEPINPEAWMWYHEVIGEKRCPIVDTWWQTETGAIMITPLPGVTETKPGTATRPFPGIEAQIRSEAGEEVKAGYLAVTKPWPSMLRTIWGDDERFRETYWSKWPDTYFPGDGARTDDDGYFWILGRVDDVLNVAGHRIGTMEVESALVDDHRVAEAAVVGKKHDVKGQSIAAFVTLKEGHEPSTDTADELKQHVVEKIGAIARPELILFTVDLPKTRSGKIMRRLLQDIAEGRAVGDTTTLADPEVVRRLQQRYEEG is encoded by the coding sequence ATGTCCGAAACCGGCGCTCTCGACTCACTTCTCCACGAAGACCGCCGCTTTCCCCCGCCGGAGCCCTTCCGTCGGGACGCCCTGATCTCCGACCCGGCCATCTACGACGAGGCGGCCGCCGACCCCGAGGCCTGGTGGGCTCGATGGGCCGCCGAACTCGAGTGGTACGAGCCGTGGCACACGGTGCTGGAGTGGACGCCGCCGCACGCGAAGTGGTTCGTCGGCGGCAAGCTCAACGTCTGCCACAACTGTATCGACCGTCACCTCGAGGGGCCGCGGCGCAACAAGGCGGCACTGATCTGGGAGGGGGAGCCGGGCGACACGCGGGTGATGACCTACTACGGCCTCCACCGGCGGGTCGCGAAGTTCGCCCACGTACTGCGCAATCTCGGGGTGGAGAAGGGCGACCGCGTCGCGATCTACCTGCCGATGGTGCCCGAGGCCGCCATCGCCATGCTGGCCTGCGCGCGCATCGGCGCGGTGCATTCGGTGGTGTTCGGTGGCTTCAGCCCCGACTCGCTCGCCGACCGCATCGTCGACGCCGGCGCCAAGGTGCTGATCACCGCCGACGGCGGCTACCGGCGCGGCACCCTCATTCCGCTGAAGAACAACGCCGACAGGGCGATGGAGCACACGCCCTCGATCGAGCACTGCATCGTGGTGGCGAGGACTCCGAGCACGGCGCGCGAGCTCGATGTTCGGATGTCGGCGGGCCGGGATCTGTGGTACCACGACCTCATGCGCGACATCGAGGGGGGCGTGCCCTGCGAGCCGATGGACTCGGAAGACAACCTCTTCATTCTCTACACCTCGGGCACCACGGGGCGGCCGAAGGGGGTGGTCCACACCACGGGCGGGTACCTCACCCAGTGCCAGGCGACCACGCGATGGGTGTTCGACCTCAAGGACGACGACCGCTACTGGTGCACGGCCGACGTGGGCTGGATCACGGGGCACAGCTACATCGTGTACGGACCCCTGGCCAACGGGGCCACCGTCTTCATGTACGAAGGGGCGCCCGATTGGCCCAACCGCGGCCGCTTCTGGCACCTGTGCGAGAAGTACGGCATCACCGTCTTCTACACGGCTCCCACCGCGATCCGCGCCTTCATGCGCTGGGGAGAGGAGTGGCCGGCGAAGTACGACCTCTCGCAGCTTCGGCTGCTGGGCACCGTGGGTGAGCCGATCAATCCCGAGGCCTGGATGTGGTACCACGAGGTGATCGGCGAGAAGCGCTGCCCGATCGTCGACACGTGGTGGCAGACCGAGACGGGGGCGATCATGATCACCCCGCTGCCCGGGGTGACCGAGACGAAGCCGGGCACGGCCACGCGCCCGTTCCCCGGCATCGAGGCGCAGATCCGGAGCGAGGCGGGCGAGGAGGTGAAGGCGGGCTATCTGGCCGTCACCAAGCCCTGGCCCTCGATGCTCCGCACCATCTGGGGCGACGACGAGCGCTTCCGCGAGACCTACTGGTCGAAGTGGCCCGACACGTACTTCCCCGGCGACGGGGCGCGCACCGACGACGACGGATACTTCTGGATCCTCGGGCGCGTCGACGACGTCCTCAACGTGGCCGGGCACCGCATCGGCACGATGGAAGTGGAGAGCGCGCTGGTGGACGACCACCGGGTGGCCGAGGCCGCCGTCGTCGGCAAGAAGCACGACGTGAAGGGACAGTCGATCGCCGCCTTCGTCACGCTGAAGGAGGGCCACGAGCCGTCGACCGACACCGCCGACGAGCTCAAACAGCACGTGGTGGAGAAGATCGGGGCCATCGCGCGCCCGGAGCTGATCCTCTTCACCGTCGACCTGCCGAAGACGCGGTCCGGAAAGATCATGCGGCGGTTGCTGCAGGACATCGCCGAGGGGCGCGCGGTGGGCGACACCACCACCCTCGCCGATCCCGAGGTGGTGCGGAGACTGCAGCAGCGCTACGAGGAGGGCTGA
- a CDS encoding sulfite oxidase codes for MGLTPLSEVPFNGEASLDALRSRITPVDDFYVRSNFPEPVLDPGAWRLRVGGAVDAPREWSLDQLRDLGASLDRTVTLECAGNGRSFIEPPVSGTPWTLGATGTAVFTGVPLADVLRHAAPQADAVEWCFTGADVGDAGRWGRVPFQRSLPVEAIAPAPDGPLLAWSMNGRPLTVRHGAPVRLVVPGWYAVASVKWLVGIDALTAPFEGRFQTDRYLYVRDGRVEGPVERMKVRALILEVTRRAADRVEVSGIAWSGAAEVTAVEVSTDGGARWSPAELAPAREAFTRRAWRWSGPAPAAGGAVWARATDATGARQPTETWTNDLGYGNNEVHRVPVPPAGDPAGGQPSS; via the coding sequence ATGGGCCTGACTCCGCTCTCCGAGGTGCCCTTCAACGGCGAGGCCTCGCTCGACGCGCTGCGCTCGCGCATCACACCGGTCGACGACTTCTACGTGCGGAGCAACTTTCCCGAACCGGTGCTCGACCCGGGGGCGTGGCGTCTGCGCGTGGGCGGGGCGGTCGACGCCCCGCGCGAGTGGTCGCTCGACCAGCTGCGCGACCTCGGAGCCTCCCTGGATCGCACCGTCACCCTCGAGTGCGCGGGCAACGGGCGATCCTTCATCGAGCCCCCGGTCTCGGGGACTCCATGGACGCTGGGCGCGACGGGCACGGCGGTGTTCACCGGGGTACCGCTCGCCGACGTCCTCCGCCACGCCGCGCCACAGGCCGACGCCGTCGAGTGGTGCTTCACCGGAGCCGACGTCGGGGATGCGGGTCGCTGGGGCCGCGTGCCCTTCCAGCGCTCCCTGCCCGTGGAGGCGATCGCCCCCGCGCCGGACGGGCCCCTTCTGGCCTGGTCGATGAACGGGCGTCCGCTGACGGTGCGTCACGGGGCCCCGGTCCGCCTGGTCGTGCCCGGCTGGTACGCCGTGGCGTCGGTGAAGTGGCTGGTTGGCATCGACGCCCTCACGGCGCCCTTCGAAGGGCGCTTCCAGACCGACCGCTACCTGTACGTGCGCGACGGACGGGTGGAGGGGCCGGTGGAGCGCATGAAGGTGCGCGCGCTGATCCTCGAGGTGACCCGCCGGGCCGCCGACCGGGTCGAGGTGTCGGGAATCGCCTGGAGCGGCGCCGCGGAGGTGACGGCGGTGGAGGTGTCGACCGACGGGGGCGCCCGGTGGAGCCCGGCCGAACTCGCGCCCGCCCGCGAGGCCTTCACGCGCCGGGCGTGGCGGTGGTCGGGCCCGGCCCCGGCGGCCGGCGGAGCGGTGTGGGCCCGCGCCACCGACGCCACCGGGGCTCGACAGCCGACCGAGACGTGGACGAACGATCTCGGCTACGGCAACAACGAGGTGCACCGGGTGCCCGTGCCCCCGGCCGGCGACCCCGCGGGCGGTCAGCCCTCCTCGTAG
- a CDS encoding acyltransferase has product MAFLPLRSVPLPDATERRYRRWLGEIDDRLGDPSVDRNELCRTILTGLYQPALAGEDPEGLDPTVRILVDQFDPRNAVLEPEYYQETDPERYARVKPLLWLWEMFDRSPAGENTPLGVGFRRLLARRVFRSCGRNFKAFPYVRVTFGYNLEVGDDVVIHRHVLLDDRGGIRIGNGASVSDFANVYSHSHDIVDGREVSLPTTVIEDGVRITYHATILAGATVRQNSMVGAQAVLTKDTDARWVYVGIPARPVKEKSAEALAARPPRGADPLADPPAER; this is encoded by the coding sequence ATGGCCTTCCTTCCGCTGCGATCCGTGCCCCTTCCCGACGCCACCGAGCGCCGGTACCGCCGCTGGCTCGGCGAGATCGACGACCGGCTCGGCGATCCCTCGGTCGATCGCAACGAGCTCTGTCGCACGATCCTCACGGGGCTCTACCAGCCGGCCCTCGCGGGCGAGGACCCCGAGGGGCTCGACCCCACGGTGCGGATCCTGGTCGACCAGTTCGACCCGCGGAATGCGGTGCTCGAGCCGGAGTACTACCAGGAGACCGATCCCGAGCGCTACGCGCGGGTCAAGCCGCTCCTCTGGCTGTGGGAGATGTTCGACCGGAGCCCGGCGGGCGAGAACACCCCGCTCGGGGTGGGTTTTCGCCGGCTGCTCGCGCGACGGGTGTTTCGCAGCTGTGGTCGCAACTTCAAGGCGTTTCCCTACGTGCGCGTAACCTTCGGCTACAACCTGGAGGTGGGCGACGACGTGGTGATCCACCGCCACGTGCTGCTCGACGACCGCGGGGGGATCCGCATCGGCAACGGCGCTTCGGTGTCGGACTTCGCCAACGTGTACTCGCACAGCCACGACATCGTCGACGGACGCGAAGTGAGCCTGCCGACGACGGTGATCGAAGACGGCGTGCGGATCACCTACCACGCGACGATCCTCGCGGGTGCCACGGTGCGGCAGAACTCGATGGTGGGGGCGCAGGCGGTGCTCACGAAGGACACCGATGCCCGCTGGGTGTACGTGGGGATTCCCGCCCGCCCCGTGAAGGAGAAGTCGGCCGAGGCGCTCGCCGCGCGGCCGCCCCGGGGTGCCGACCCGCTGGCCGACCCGCCCGCCGAGCGCTGA
- a CDS encoding DUF2281 domain-containing protein yields the protein MHDVLRQRLLRRIESLPEAQVYQVLDYIEFLESKYARDAATEASGLQKIAENLQDRMRRKAMNPETLREAFQLISVADKALSGVSSAGRQILKDLGTAIDPPEEREGPPARRTPEDRDGTSTGRPPEP from the coding sequence ATGCACGACGTACTCCGGCAACGCCTGCTGCGCCGCATCGAGTCGCTTCCCGAGGCGCAGGTCTACCAGGTGCTCGACTACATCGAGTTTCTCGAATCCAAGTATGCCCGCGACGCCGCGACCGAGGCGTCGGGGCTGCAGAAGATCGCCGAGAACCTGCAGGATCGCATGCGCAGGAAGGCCATGAACCCGGAGACCCTCCGCGAGGCCTTCCAGCTGATCTCGGTGGCCGACAAGGCGCTCTCGGGGGTGTCGTCGGCCGGGCGCCAGATCCTGAAGGACCTCGGCACGGCCATCGACCCGCCCGAGGAGCGCGAGGGCCCCCCGGCCCGCCGGACACCGGAGGACCGCGACGGCACGAGCACGGGACGCCCGCCGGAGCCTTGA
- the guaB gene encoding IMP dehydrogenase: MTDSRDGRGAHVLKEGLTFDDVLLVPGHSTVHPKDTDVSSRLTRSIRIRIPLLSAAMDTVTEARMAIQMAREGGMGIIHKNMPIDRQAGEVDRVKRSESGMILNPITLPPTATLRDAHALMARFSISGVPIVEEGGRLVGIITNRDLQFENNLDQPIRSVMTSENLVTVPVGTTLDAAERILHEHRIEKLPVVAGDGTLRGLITVKDIFKRRQFPGACKDEHGRLRVGAAIGASMGDIDRARALIQAGADALIIDTAHGHSEGVLSAVARTREAFPDVQLIAGNVGTADAARALVERGADAVKVGVGPGSICTTRVVTGVGLPQLTAIMDAVDGLDGDVPVIADGGIRYSGDIVKALAAGADSVMMGSMFAGTEESPGEAFLLEGRRYKTVRGMGSLSAMEEGSADRYFQEGQEARKLVPEGIEARVPYKGPVSDVIFQLIGGLRSGMGYVGAGDLAELRARSRFIRVTTGGLRESHPHDVTITREAPNYHL; encoded by the coding sequence ATGACCGATTCCCGCGACGGACGCGGTGCCCACGTATTGAAGGAAGGCCTCACCTTCGACGACGTGCTCCTCGTACCGGGCCACTCCACGGTCCACCCGAAGGACACCGACGTCAGCTCCCGCCTCACCCGCTCGATCCGGATCCGGATCCCGCTGCTGTCGGCGGCGATGGACACGGTCACGGAGGCCCGCATGGCCATCCAGATGGCGCGGGAAGGGGGCATGGGCATCATCCACAAGAACATGCCGATCGACCGCCAGGCGGGTGAGGTGGACCGGGTGAAGCGCTCCGAGAGCGGCATGATCCTCAACCCGATCACTCTGCCTCCCACCGCCACGCTGCGCGACGCGCACGCGCTCATGGCGCGGTTCTCGATCAGCGGCGTGCCGATCGTGGAAGAGGGCGGGCGCCTCGTCGGGATCATCACCAACCGCGACCTGCAGTTCGAGAACAATCTCGATCAGCCGATCCGCTCGGTGATGACGTCGGAGAACCTGGTGACGGTGCCGGTCGGCACCACCCTCGACGCCGCCGAGCGCATTCTGCACGAGCACCGCATCGAGAAGCTGCCGGTCGTGGCCGGCGACGGCACGCTGCGCGGCCTGATCACCGTCAAGGACATCTTCAAGCGCCGGCAGTTCCCGGGCGCCTGCAAGGACGAGCACGGTCGGCTTCGCGTGGGCGCGGCGATCGGCGCCTCCATGGGCGACATCGACCGGGCGCGGGCGCTGATCCAGGCCGGGGCCGATGCACTGATCATCGACACGGCGCACGGCCACTCCGAGGGCGTGCTGTCGGCGGTCGCGCGCACCCGTGAGGCCTTCCCCGACGTGCAGCTCATCGCGGGCAACGTCGGTACGGCCGATGCGGCGCGGGCGCTCGTGGAGCGCGGTGCCGACGCCGTGAAGGTCGGCGTGGGGCCCGGCTCGATCTGCACGACGCGGGTGGTGACCGGGGTGGGGCTGCCGCAGCTGACCGCCATCATGGACGCCGTCGACGGACTCGACGGCGACGTGCCGGTGATCGCCGACGGCGGCATCCGCTACTCGGGCGACATCGTGAAGGCGCTCGCGGCCGGGGCCGACTCGGTGATGATGGGCAGCATGTTCGCCGGCACCGAGGAGTCGCCGGGCGAGGCGTTCCTGCTCGAGGGGCGGCGCTACAAGACGGTGCGCGGCATGGGGTCGCTCTCGGCCATGGAGGAGGGTTCGGCCGACCGCTACTTCCAGGAGGGACAGGAGGCGCGCAAGCTGGTGCCCGAAGGCATCGAGGCCCGCGTGCCGTACAAGGGCCCGGTGAGCGACGTGATCTTCCAGTTGATCGGGGGACTCCGGAGCGGCATGGGCTACGTGGGCGCCGGCGATCTCGCCGAGCTGCGCGCCCGGTCGCGCTTCATCCGGGTCACCACCGGTGGCCTGCGGGAGTCGCATCCGCACGATGTGACCATCACCCGCGAAGCCCCGAACTACCACCTCTGA
- a CDS encoding alanine--glyoxylate aminotransferase family protein: MQLTDIEPRLLLGPGPSPVSPSILEALARPTLGHLDPQFLELMDDVADGLRLAFGTNNTMTFPVSGTGSAAMEASLVNVIEPGDTVIVASNGVFGGRLAEISRRMGAEVVLVEAEWGRILDPDAVIDALRAHPGARALAIVLAETSTGVQQPLAEIGAAVAATDTLLVVDAVTAIGGTPVAVDGNHIDVCYAGTQKCLGVPPGLAPITFSEKAMDRIRSRTVPCASWYLDVSLLAGYLGSERKYHHTAPINMVYALHQGLSELRAEGLEARFERHARVGDRLKAGLVDRGFTLFAQEGHRLPQLTSALLPEGVDEGPLRRRLLDEYGIEVGGGLGAAKGKLWRIGLMGHGACDENVDRLLAAVDDLFGSAVA, translated from the coding sequence GTGCAGCTCACCGACATCGAGCCCCGTCTGCTCCTCGGACCGGGGCCCTCCCCGGTCTCGCCCTCCATTCTCGAGGCGCTGGCGCGTCCCACGCTCGGGCACCTCGACCCGCAGTTCCTCGAGCTCATGGACGACGTGGCCGACGGCCTGCGCCTGGCGTTCGGCACCAACAACACCATGACCTTTCCGGTCTCGGGCACCGGGTCTGCGGCGATGGAGGCCTCGCTCGTGAACGTGATCGAGCCGGGCGATACGGTGATCGTGGCGTCGAACGGGGTGTTCGGCGGGCGGCTGGCCGAGATATCGCGACGGATGGGCGCCGAGGTGGTGCTGGTGGAGGCGGAGTGGGGTCGGATCCTGGACCCCGACGCCGTGATCGACGCCCTGCGCGCGCACCCAGGAGCGCGGGCTCTGGCGATCGTCCTGGCCGAGACCTCCACGGGTGTGCAACAGCCGCTCGCCGAGATCGGCGCGGCGGTGGCGGCCACCGACACCCTGCTCGTGGTCGACGCCGTGACGGCGATCGGTGGAACTCCGGTGGCGGTCGACGGGAATCATATCGACGTCTGTTATGCCGGCACCCAGAAGTGCCTGGGTGTGCCGCCGGGGCTGGCTCCGATCACCTTTTCCGAGAAGGCGATGGATCGGATCCGGAGTCGCACCGTGCCCTGCGCGAGCTGGTATCTCGACGTGTCGCTGCTCGCCGGCTATCTGGGGTCGGAGAGGAAGTACCACCACACGGCGCCGATCAACATGGTCTACGCACTCCATCAGGGGCTGTCCGAACTGCGGGCCGAGGGGCTCGAGGCGCGTTTCGAGCGCCACGCCCGCGTGGGTGATCGGCTCAAGGCCGGGCTCGTGGACCGAGGCTTCACCCTCTTCGCGCAGGAGGGCCACCGCCTGCCGCAGCTCACCTCGGCGCTGCTGCCCGAGGGAGTGGACGAGGGTCCGCTGCGCCGCCGGCTGCTCGACGAGTACGGGATCGAGGTGGGCGGGGGACTCGGGGCCGCCAAGGGCAAGCTGTGGCGCATCGGCCTGATGGGGCACGGGGCGTGCGACGAGAACGTCGACCGTCTGCTGGCCGCCGTCGACGACCTCTTCGGGAGCGCGGTCGCGTGA